One Phaseolus vulgaris cultivar G19833 chromosome 11, P. vulgaris v2.0, whole genome shotgun sequence genomic window carries:
- the LOC137829960 gene encoding polyol transporter 5-like — translation MTEGKGIEARKIVGDFNSSKKPKRNKYAFGCAILASMTSILLGYDIGVMSGAAIYIKRDLKVSDVQIEILMGIINLYSLIGSCLAGRTSDWIGRRYTIVFAGTIFFAGALLMGFSPNYLFLMFGRFVAGIGIGYALMIAPVYTAEVSPASSRGFLTSFPEVFINGGILLGYVSNFAFSKMTLKLGWRMMLGIGAVPSVLLTLGVLAMPESPRWLVMRGRLGEATKVLNKTSDSKEEAQLRLAEIKQAAGIPESCNDDVVQVAKQSTGEGVWKELFLYPTPTIRHILISAIGIHFFQQASGVDAVVLYSPTIFEKAGITDDTQKLLATVAVGTVKTLFILVATFMLDRVGRRPLLLSSVGGMVLSLLTLAISLTIIDRSESKLMWAIGLSITMVLVYVATFSIGAGPITWVYSSEIFPLRLRAQGAAAGVVVNRTTSGVISMTFLSLTKAITIGGAFFLYCGIAVVGWLFFFIVLPETRGKTLEDMEGSFGTFRAKSNNGVENENAKVPQVQLGTNLHA, via the exons ATGACTGAGGGAAAGGGAATTGAAGCTCGGAAAATAGTTGGGGATTTCAATTCTTCCAAGAAGCCCAAAAGAAACAAGTATGCTTTTGGTTGCGCTATATTGGCCTCCATGACATCCATTTTACTTGGCTATG ATATTGGGGTGATGAGTGGTGCAGCCATATACATAAAGAGGGACCTAAAGGTGTCGGACGTGCAAATAGAGATACTGATGGGAATCATCAACCTCTACTCTCTCATAGGCTCATGCTTGGCGGGCAGAACCTCCGACTGGATAGGGCGGCGATACACCATTGTCTTCGCCGGCACCATCTTCTTCGCCGGAGCACTTCTCATGGGCTTCTCCCCCAACTATCTCTTTCTCATGTTCGGGCGTTTCGTGGCGGGCATCGGCATCGGCTACGCCCTCATGATCGCTCCGGTCTACACCGCCGAAGTCTCCCCAGCCTCCTCCCGTGGCTTCCTCACTTCCTTTCCCGAG GTCTTTATTAATGGAGGGATATTGCTGGGATACGTATCCAACTTTGCATTTTCAAAGATGACATTGAAGCTGGGATGGCGAATGATGCTCGGAATCGGTGCAGTTCCGTCGGTGCTCCTGACACTGGGAGTGTTGGCGATGCCTGAATCTCCGCGGTGGCTGGTGATGAGGGGCCGTTTGGGAGAGGCGACGAAAGTGCTTAACAAAACCTCCGACAGCAAGGAAGAAGCTCAACTGAGGCTAGCCGAAATCAAACAAGCCGCAGGGATCCCGGAGAGTTGCAACGACGACGTCGTTCAGGTAGCGAAACAAAGCACGGGCGAGGGTGTTTGGAAGGAGTTGTTCCTCTATCCAACTCCTACGATTCGTCACATCTTAATTTCGGCGATTGGAATTCACTTCTTCCAACAAGCGTCGGGTGTGGACGCCGTCGTTTTATACAGCCCCACAATCTTCGAGAAGGCTGGGATCACCGATGACACGCAGAAGCTTCTTGCAACCGTGGCCGTTGGAACGGTGAAGACTTTGTTCATCTTGGTCGCTACTTTTATGTTGGACCGCGTGGGTCGTCGACCCTTGTTATTGTCTAGTGTTGGAGGCATGGTGCTCTCGCTTCTGACACTCGCAATCAGCCTTACCATCATTGATCGATCGGAGAGTAAACTAATGTGGGCCATTGGATTGAGTATAACAATGGTGTTGGTCTACGTGGCCACATTTTCCATCGGTGCGGGACCCATCACGTGGGTTTACAGCTCTGAGATCTTTCCGTTGAGGCTGCGGGCGCAGGGTGCAGCTGCGGGTGTTGTGGTGAACAGAACCACAAGTGGGGTTATTTCAATGACTTTTTTGTCCCTCACTAAAGCCATCACTATTGGTGGAGCTTTCTTCCTCTATTGTGGGATTGCTGTGGTTGGGTGGTTATTTTTCTTCATTGTGCTTCCTGAGACGCGGGGTAAAACACTCGAAGACATGGAGGGGTCTTTCGGTACTTTCAGAGCCAAATCCAACAACGgggttgaaaatgaaaatgccAAAGTTCCACAAGTTCAGTTGGGGACCAATCTCCACGCTTAG